A single window of Osmia bicornis bicornis chromosome 14, iOsmBic2.1, whole genome shotgun sequence DNA harbors:
- the LOC114878672 gene encoding protein drumstick isoform X2: MFAIMPMETEGHGREFGRRQKMRAKCTVEFVCKYCQRRFTKPYNLMIHERSHKDDVTFTCEVCGKSFKRQDNLKQHRCGWR, from the exons ATGTTCGCGATAATGCCGATGGAGACAGAGGGGCACGGCAGGGAGTTCGGCCGCCGGCAGAAGATGCGCGCCAAGTGCACGGTAGAGTTCGTCTGCAAGTACTGCCAGCGGCGCTTCACGAAGCCCTACAACCTCATGATCCACGAGCGCAGCCATAAGGACGACGTGACCTTCACCTGTGAGGTCTGCGGAAAGTCCTTCAAGCGGCAGGACAACCTCAAGCAGCACAG ATGTGGGTGGCGGTGA
- the LOC114878672 gene encoding protein drumstick isoform X1, translating to MFAIMPMETEGHGREFGRRQKMRAKCTVEFVCKYCQRRFTKPYNLMIHERSHKDDVTFTCEVCGKSFKRQDNLKQHRSIHSVPYKGSNGYSNGYSNGYSRY from the exons ATGTTCGCGATAATGCCGATGGAGACAGAGGGGCACGGCAGGGAGTTCGGCCGCCGGCAGAAGATGCGCGCCAAGTGCACGGTAGAGTTCGTCTGCAAGTACTGCCAGCGGCGCTTCACGAAGCCCTACAACCTCATGATCCACGAGCGCAGCCATAAGGACGACGTGACCTTCACCTGTGAGGTCTGCGGAAAGTCCTTCAAGCGGCAGGACAACCTCAAGCAGCACAG GAGCATACACTCTGTTCCCTACAAGGGCTCCAACGGCTACTCAAATGGCTATTCGAATGGCTACTCTAGGTACTAG